One region of Flavobacterium sp. GSB-24 genomic DNA includes:
- a CDS encoding DUF4861 family protein, with protein sequence MRALFLYCYLTFCSVFLCHAQQTNTSYDVRHIIKSVYEQGIQHTELDFYAGTLLLHGISEFSLLPGNEDILKNTISTYKLFSDGSINAKGSIISYEAGGSGASYLAWKNVAPDLDKQIYTTAEKMMQLQNRSPEGLMTANFATGDKIFIDVAFAVSPYLLYAGLKKGNQQFINMAVDETLGLFQILKDKRTGLLHQARGFARPGSISEDNWSRGNGWGAFALAILVRDLPHTHPKYKEVEELGRQFFTDVIKYQNKEGLWHQEMTDKTSYVETSGSGLLLYGLGIMLEKKVLDQKYMKDFKLGLAGYLSYIGTDGSVSHTCFSCLAPNNGTKQDYKSRPWVFNDHHAFGPAVLAFSQAAKMGIANVKPLKRMGIYSIADSPKTVRTYMKFERGSDIAWENDRIAYRLYGPSVRSKVGNGIDVWTKKVDYPVIDNWYKLNDQGKDYHIDRGEGLDFYHMGKLRGCGAIAVWIDGKPYPSATFDSYKFLKNQTDGIGVQLNYQTWNVPGITALEEKKVIEMGLGTNLFKVTSTIKSDKDIELTIGIGITTYGHPEVDKDQKSATVSTWENISTENGSIGSAVLADPKNFIGYGWYEGDQYVLIKIKTNVPFVYYAGAGWDHSSFFKNKEDWFSYIKLQASVIDFMDRTAVYK encoded by the coding sequence ATGAGAGCTCTTTTTTTATATTGCTATTTGACTTTCTGCTCAGTATTTTTATGTCATGCACAACAAACAAATACTTCCTATGATGTTAGGCACATTATCAAATCAGTTTACGAGCAGGGTATACAGCATACTGAATTGGATTTTTATGCCGGTACCTTGCTTTTGCACGGAATAAGTGAGTTTTCGCTACTGCCGGGAAATGAAGATATTCTTAAAAATACCATTTCAACCTATAAACTGTTTTCAGACGGTTCCATAAATGCAAAGGGAAGCATTATATCCTATGAAGCAGGCGGCTCTGGAGCGTCTTATCTGGCATGGAAAAATGTTGCGCCTGACCTTGATAAGCAAATTTACACTACAGCAGAGAAGATGATGCAGCTGCAAAACCGTTCTCCTGAAGGTTTAATGACTGCTAATTTTGCAACTGGTGATAAAATTTTTATAGACGTTGCATTTGCTGTAAGTCCATATCTATTATACGCTGGACTTAAAAAAGGAAATCAGCAATTTATAAACATGGCTGTAGATGAAACACTGGGTCTGTTCCAAATATTAAAAGATAAAAGGACAGGTCTGCTTCATCAGGCCAGAGGATTTGCCAGACCAGGAAGCATCTCTGAGGATAATTGGAGCAGGGGAAACGGTTGGGGTGCATTTGCATTGGCGATTTTAGTTCGTGATCTGCCGCATACACATCCTAAATATAAGGAGGTCGAAGAATTAGGCAGACAATTTTTTACAGATGTAATAAAATATCAAAATAAAGAAGGTTTGTGGCATCAGGAAATGACGGATAAGACTTCTTATGTTGAAACTTCAGGAAGCGGATTGCTTTTGTATGGTTTGGGGATTATGCTTGAAAAAAAAGTACTTGATCAAAAATACATGAAGGATTTCAAACTTGGCCTTGCAGGCTACCTGTCTTATATAGGTACAGATGGTTCTGTGAGTCATACCTGTTTCAGCTGTCTCGCGCCAAATAATGGAACAAAACAAGACTACAAATCCCGCCCATGGGTATTTAATGATCATCATGCTTTTGGTCCCGCTGTTCTGGCTTTCAGTCAGGCAGCCAAAATGGGCATCGCCAATGTAAAACCTTTAAAAAGAATGGGAATTTATTCTATTGCTGATTCACCAAAAACAGTAAGAACCTATATGAAATTTGAAAGGGGAAGTGATATAGCATGGGAGAATGACAGAATTGCATACAGGCTTTATGGGCCTTCCGTAAGGTCTAAAGTCGGCAATGGCATAGATGTTTGGACTAAAAAAGTAGATTATCCAGTTATAGATAATTGGTACAAACTAAATGATCAGGGAAAGGATTATCATATCGACAGGGGAGAAGGTCTTGATTTTTATCATATGGGCAAACTCAGAGGCTGTGGCGCTATAGCGGTTTGGATAGATGGAAAACCTTATCCTTCAGCAACTTTTGACAGCTATAAATTTCTTAAAAATCAAACGGATGGTATTGGTGTACAGCTTAATTATCAAACGTGGAATGTTCCGGGTATTACTGCCTTGGAAGAAAAAAAAGTCATTGAAATGGGACTCGGAACCAATCTTTTTAAAGTAACAAGCACCATAAAAAGCGATAAAGATATTGAGCTTACTATTGGCATTGGAATAACGACCTATGGACATCCCGAAGTTGACAAAGATCAAAAATCGGCAACAGTAAGTACATGGGAAAATATCAGTACTGAGAATGGAAGCATAGGTTCAGCAGTTTTGGCTGATCCTAAGAATTTTATTGGCTATGGCTGGTATGAGGGTGACCAATATGTTCTGATTAAGATAAAAACCAATGTTCCCTTTGTTTATTACGCGGGAGCAGGATGGGATCATAGTTCTTTTTTTAAGAACAAGGAAGATTGGTTCAGCTATATCAAGTTACAAGCCAGTGTAATTGACTTCATGGACAGGACAGCTGTTTACAAATAG
- a CDS encoding GH92 family glycosyl hydrolase, with translation MIYKCFKNAASARIILICLFLNSFIGYSQQGEKIAVDYVDNFIGVRDKNTSCILGPQLPNASISPSPQTAPGAVNYDMDGYIMGEPIRGFAQLHVSGTGWGKYGQILFSPQIGLAIGEAEHDSPKTAETALPFEYSVSLTRYGIKTQIAPQQHSAIYRFTFPKSDKSNILFDLSHNITDIATVMKIPKGNFLEGKVAFSNSDGTELRGYGQYIGGFSNGPYKIFFCIRLSKVPQSKGTFSNGSINKGSAEQVTDKVEDRIGAYAHYTTQEDEAVYLKVAVSMQSTENAAAWLDTEIPHWDYDQVRENARKKWNQELGKIQIQGGTEAERRIFYTALYHSSIMPRDKTNDMVGFGKDTAVWDDHLAVWDTWRTLYPLKVLTNPEMVSGTINSFIARLKKNGRVKDAYVAGNDMMSEQGGNNIDNIIADAFVKGVKGVDWKQAYEVVKFNADNERNGISYGKPDNSRMYKELGWIPAGKMSCSVTLEYAYNDFCASQMAKSLGSKEDYKKYFDRSTKWINLWDKNAQSNAFNGFIVPKNLDGQFVTIDIKKNWGSWKDYFYEGSSWTYSYFTPHQFERLVEISGGKEAFAKKLQYAFDNNLIDYGNEPAFLAVHAFHYADRTDLASFYIRKLMKERFTLEGNAENDDSGAMSSWYVFSAMGFFPNAGQNIYYLTGSPFEKTVLTLGNGKKVIITAKNASDKNVYIQSCKINGKTWKNSIFTHKEIENGGTIEFVMGEKPVLL, from the coding sequence ATGATTTATAAGTGCTTTAAGAATGCTGCATCGGCTAGAATAATACTGATTTGCCTGTTTTTAAATAGTTTCATTGGATATTCACAGCAGGGAGAGAAAATCGCAGTTGATTATGTGGACAATTTTATAGGTGTCCGAGATAAAAACACTAGTTGCATATTAGGGCCACAGCTTCCTAATGCGTCTATAAGTCCAAGTCCGCAGACGGCTCCCGGAGCTGTAAATTATGATATGGACGGATACATTATGGGAGAGCCGATAAGAGGATTTGCCCAGTTGCATGTCAGCGGAACGGGATGGGGCAAATACGGTCAAATTTTGTTTTCACCACAGATTGGACTGGCTATAGGAGAAGCTGAACACGATTCTCCTAAAACAGCTGAAACGGCACTTCCTTTTGAGTATTCGGTGTCTTTGACCCGCTATGGAATCAAAACTCAAATCGCACCACAGCAGCATTCTGCAATCTACAGATTTACTTTTCCGAAGTCAGACAAATCAAATATTCTCTTTGACCTCAGTCATAATATTACGGATATCGCAACTGTAATGAAGATTCCAAAGGGAAATTTTTTAGAAGGAAAAGTAGCTTTCAGTAACTCAGACGGTACAGAATTAAGAGGTTACGGTCAATACATTGGCGGTTTTTCCAACGGTCCTTATAAAATTTTCTTTTGCATAAGACTAAGCAAAGTGCCTCAGTCAAAAGGTACATTTAGTAATGGCAGTATAAATAAAGGAAGCGCTGAGCAGGTTACAGATAAAGTGGAAGACCGTATTGGCGCCTATGCACACTATACTACGCAAGAAGATGAGGCTGTTTATTTGAAAGTTGCCGTTTCGATGCAGAGTACAGAGAACGCAGCAGCCTGGCTTGATACCGAAATTCCTCATTGGGATTATGATCAGGTAAGGGAAAATGCCAGAAAAAAATGGAATCAGGAATTGGGAAAAATCCAGATACAAGGAGGAACAGAAGCAGAAAGGCGTATTTTTTATACTGCTTTATATCATAGCTCTATTATGCCGCGTGACAAAACAAACGATATGGTTGGTTTTGGCAAAGACACTGCAGTATGGGATGACCATCTGGCGGTATGGGATACCTGGCGTACGCTTTATCCGCTAAAAGTACTCACCAATCCTGAGATGGTTAGCGGAACAATTAACTCGTTTATAGCCCGCCTGAAAAAAAATGGCAGGGTCAAAGATGCGTATGTCGCAGGGAACGACATGATGTCTGAACAGGGAGGAAATAACATTGATAACATAATAGCAGATGCTTTTGTTAAAGGCGTTAAAGGAGTGGATTGGAAGCAGGCTTATGAAGTTGTTAAATTTAATGCAGATAACGAGCGAAACGGCATCAGCTATGGAAAGCCTGACAACAGCAGAATGTATAAAGAACTCGGCTGGATTCCGGCAGGAAAAATGAGCTGTTCCGTGACTTTAGAATACGCTTATAATGATTTTTGCGCATCACAAATGGCAAAATCCCTTGGGAGCAAAGAGGATTATAAAAAATACTTTGACAGAAGCACGAAATGGATAAATCTTTGGGATAAAAACGCGCAAAGCAATGCATTTAATGGCTTTATAGTTCCTAAGAATTTAGATGGACAATTTGTAACCATAGACATAAAAAAGAACTGGGGATCCTGGAAGGACTATTTTTATGAAGGAAGTTCCTGGACCTATTCTTATTTTACTCCACATCAGTTTGAAAGGCTGGTTGAAATAAGCGGAGGAAAAGAAGCATTTGCCAAAAAGCTGCAATATGCATTTGACAACAATCTGATTGATTATGGAAATGAGCCCGCTTTTTTGGCAGTGCATGCATTTCATTATGCTGACCGTACAGATCTCGCGAGTTTTTATATCAGAAAATTAATGAAAGAAAGATTTACTCTTGAAGGCAATGCAGAGAATGACGACAGTGGTGCGATGAGCAGCTGGTATGTGTTTTCAGCAATGGGATTTTTTCCTAATGCGGGTCAAAATATCTATTACCTGACGGGATCTCCTTTTGAGAAAACGGTACTGACCCTTGGTAACGGAAAAAAAGTAATAATAACAGCAAAAAATGCCTCGGATAAAAATGTCTATATCCAGTCATGCAAAATTAATGGCAAGACATGGAAAAACTCAATTTTTACTCATAAGGAGATTGAAAATGGAGGTACCATTGAATTTGTAATGGGAGAAAAACCAGTTTTGCTTTAA
- a CDS encoding right-handed parallel beta-helix repeat-containing protein encodes MKKKTIFQTLLFTILLAYSCSDNNDPVKDETTTVNTEVQTPITGKTYYVDASVTASGNGLTEATAFKTLSEAAAVTAPGDGVLVKNGTYSNFEEKTSGTPTAWVVWRNFPGHKPKITYTSWVGIYIKGSYIEIDGFTVQGNNDNITLTDALNQPGGCKVTGAPQSIYNGNGILADSRTSAFNNPLGEFYHHINIKNCIVYDCGGAGVAAINCDYIKIENCTIYDNAWYSIYGTSGISLLELKNFNTDTDANRNIIRNNILYNNKMLVPWRDGGCKFTDGNGIIIDYANVNDYSGKTLIENNVVYNNGGRGIHVYNSSNVNIVNNTCYQNCSTPEISEGEITIIGKSATIKSKNCSVYNNILYARTGEKVNTVANAENYSQRNNIYFNSTLGDDLPTLGSTVNPMFVNAEAGDFKLKENSKAIDFGYIKKYYPAFDILGNARYKGASIDCGAYEIK; translated from the coding sequence ATGAAAAAAAAGACCATCTTTCAAACATTATTATTTACCATATTATTAGCATATAGCTGTAGCGACAACAATGATCCAGTTAAAGATGAAACTACAACGGTTAATACAGAGGTACAAACTCCCATAACAGGAAAAACATATTATGTGGACGCTTCTGTTACTGCAAGTGGAAACGGATTAACTGAAGCAACAGCATTTAAAACACTTTCAGAGGCAGCCGCTGTTACTGCTCCCGGGGACGGTGTTTTGGTAAAAAATGGAACTTATTCAAATTTCGAAGAAAAAACATCAGGTACCCCTACGGCTTGGGTGGTTTGGAGAAATTTTCCGGGCCACAAACCAAAAATCACTTATACAAGCTGGGTGGGTATTTACATTAAGGGATCTTATATTGAAATAGATGGTTTTACTGTACAGGGAAATAATGATAATATAACGCTTACCGATGCGTTAAATCAGCCCGGCGGATGCAAAGTTACAGGTGCTCCTCAATCAATTTACAATGGCAATGGAATTTTAGCAGATAGCAGAACTTCTGCATTTAATAATCCTTTGGGAGAATTTTATCATCATATCAATATAAAAAATTGTATTGTTTACGATTGTGGAGGTGCAGGAGTAGCCGCCATAAATTGTGATTATATCAAAATTGAAAATTGTACCATATATGATAACGCATGGTATTCAATTTATGGTACCAGCGGTATCAGTTTATTGGAATTAAAAAATTTCAATACAGATACAGATGCTAATAGAAATATTATACGTAACAATATTCTTTATAATAACAAAATGCTAGTTCCATGGCGAGATGGTGGCTGTAAATTTACTGACGGTAACGGGATTATTATTGATTATGCTAATGTAAATGATTACAGTGGTAAAACACTAATTGAGAATAATGTTGTATATAATAATGGTGGCAGAGGAATCCATGTTTACAATTCAAGTAATGTCAATATTGTAAATAATACTTGCTATCAAAATTGTTCAACTCCTGAAATTAGCGAAGGAGAAATTACAATTATTGGAAAATCAGCCACTATTAAAAGCAAAAATTGCTCCGTTTATAATAATATCCTTTACGCAAGAACAGGAGAGAAAGTAAATACTGTAGCGAATGCTGAAAACTATAGCCAGCGAAATAACATTTATTTCAATAGTACTTTAGGAGATGACTTGCCAACGTTAGGGAGTACAGTAAATCCGATGTTTGTGAATGCGGAAGCTGGTGATTTTAAACTCAAAGAGAATAGCAAAGCAATAGATTTTGGTTACATAAAAAAATACTATCCAGCTTTTGATATTTTAGGTAATGCACGATACAAAGGGGCAAGTATTGACTGCGGTGCTTACGAAATTAAATAA